GGCCACTGCCAGGCTACAAGTAAGGTATAAAATAATGGAActctttctttaaataaataaaattcttaggatggttaaaagaaaagaaaatagaataAAAGGAAATAACTGGGATAAAACATGGGACGTCTCGGACAAGCAGCTAATAAAAATTCCCTCCCAGAAAATAAtttctctactttttttttcttttttttgcaaaaatgaaaatatagttgtttgtttgtttgtttttttcaatgttCGTTGCATGTGTCCATTTAAAAATTATAGTACCAATGAGTCCTCTTTGAAATATATCTACAGCTGTACAATAGGTCTTGCAAGtgaattcatgaaaaaaaaaaaaaaaaaaaaaaaaaaaaaattagcgcatcattttacataaaaaaagccTCTTTACAGATATGGGTTAAAAAGGGTcataataaacaatataaaaagaagATAGAAAGACAGCGTTTGCTAATGAGATTCTTGAAGATTCGTCTTCTCTTCAATGGCCTGTTTCACTATTTCGGCCAACTTCAAGCGGTCGACTTTATCAGAAAAGGCTCGTCCTGCAATGACAAAGCTGGTCGTTAATGACCTGCTAATGACATAAACAACACGtgaacgtaaaaaaaaaaataatgcttttGATTGGAGAAGATCGAGACTGAACCCCTTAACTAATCAACACCAACATATCACAAGTTGtcaaaaaacaatgaaaaaggtCTTCACAGTTCACAAAAAGTCTAAATCTTCTAATTGCTTGTTTAGtacaaaacccaaagatattcagtttatgatctcataagacaaagacaagcagTAGATTCTTACATTTGAAAAGCTGGATCTAaataatatttgacattttggcttgaaaaatgacaaaaatattttatcaataAACAATTACTTTTCTGTTGATTGAATAATTGATCAGCTCGACTGTTAATCTATCAATCTTATGCCATTCAAGATGACACAGATTGGAGCTGCAGTGTAATATTTGTTCTTGTCTGTAATACaactaatatataatatataatatatattctctTTTATATCTCAAAATGTATTctcaaaaaagaataaagacatttttttcagatacagatgagatgaaatgatACTGACCGTCCCAGCTGAGGCCCTGCAGGCCGTCTCTCAGCAGTTTACAGTCTCTGTTGAACCTCCAGGCGTCATACATCACCTCATTCAGCTTCTCATCCTCGTTCTctcctacacaaacacaaagattcacTTCAGAAgctactctctctttctctgagctACAACTTCTCATAATGATGCAATTAGGGTTTAATTGTGGGTGTCTTACACAGCCAAAGATAAGTTGGTTGCGCATTTGTTTTTACCTCTGTGTGGGTTTACTCACCAGCTTGGGGTAGTATACACTGTGCAATGACATCTCGTAATTTTTCCAGCGCTACGTTGGAGTCTTCCCCTCCGTTCTCTGGGTCATGAATGAAGAAACCATCACTGGGCTTGGGGCTGCAACATCGATACAAAAACAGACCAAACTTTGATATTTACTGAATACAAAGTCCCCTGAAACACATAATATACAGCAGCACCACCATTGCCGTGTATCAATACTTCAACAAACACAAGATGACATTAAGAAATGCAATCATACCCCAGTAGTTTCCGCTTCCTGAGGATTGGGTTGTTGACAGAGTTTAGGGGTTTCAGGCTGACATTCAGATCCTGAATTCTCATGTTTGCCAACTGCTCTGCATGGGCCTGCTGGATACCTGCGACTACCGCCTGGAAATACAAGAGgacacacaatttaaaaaaagggactccaacatactgtatgttatataATAAGTACTTTCAGCAGTCGCCTCTGCAGGTCAATTCACTTAGAAACAGCAGGATGGCAGTACAACATTGGCCAAATGCAAAATTGTACACCTTCAACCTCCCACTCACCTTGTCCATCATCATTTGGGCAGAGGGCAGCACGTTGTCGAGGGCCTCGGTGCAGTTGAGCCAAGGGTGAGCCAAGACTCCCTCAATAGTCAGTCTCTCCTCTGGCTTCACCTTCAGCAGCCTGCAGGGAGCggatgaggaggggagggagtaCAAATTATTGGACGAAGGAAGGATGAATGAAGAAGTGTGCAGAGGGATGGTATGAATGAGagtggaaaggaaaggaaatacaTGGAGAAGGAAGATAAGAGAGAATAACAGGTACAGTATATGGCAGATTTGATATGTTTTGGATATTTAGTCaacttttaatgtttctgttacaGTGGAACCTTCCAAAATGTGTTCTCAGATCTCTATTTGTCAAGCTCATGTCCAGAATGTGCTACGTCATGGGAGTACAGCAAAGGGGAGATAAATAGGAAAACACTTACTTGCGTACAATGTCCTTGGCCATCTCAGAGATCTGGCTCCACTCATCTTCGGGGAAGTCAAAGCTGCCTGTCATAATCTTCTTCCTCATGTCCTTCGGGATGGTGCGACTGTGGTGCTTGGAGTAGAACGGAGGATAGCCACACAGCATCACGTAGATGATCACACCAAGAGACCACAAGTCACAGCTCTGAAGAACGAATGAAAAGAGAGTCAATATAAGTTAAAAACTATTTGAAAAAGACTTCCCACTAAGCTGAAGGTCTCACCTTGTTATATGTGTAAGGAGTGGGTGAGGTAGGTATAATTCCAGATTTTTCCTTCTGGTGTCTTCTTTGAGCCTCAAGTACCTGAATAGAAACAGCATCAGGAGGAAAACATCATACATTTAAGATTAAGAAGCAAAAAGAATTTCTTAGATCAACTCTTATTTAGCTTTTTACCTGAGGTGCTACGTAGTAGGGAGTGAACTGAGGGGTCATCAAGTCTCCTTGATCAATTTTGGCAAAGCCAAAGTCACACAACTTTACAGGTGCATCCTGGGGAGAAGACAGAATCGCTAAGTGAGCAGCATGAACGTGGAGCGagcacagaaacatattttagtagCTTCCTGTAGAAAACTCTCATTTTGCTTACGTCTCAGTGAAtttaatttgacaaaatattttcaaaaggGAATACATTCAGGTTACAGGGATATTGTTGATGGTGCTACAAGAGTAAGGGTGGATCTAACAAGTCTAGCAAATGCAGAGTTTTGCCAGACACACAAAGTAAATTTTCCTCATTCCAGTGTCTCAAAAAGTAATGAAGCAGCTTGCTGCctttaactttattttcctttgtaGTATATACTGGATGATGAGTGCTTAATTAGAACAGGACCATCAGCAGTGGTGCAGTATGCAGCTACAGCTACTTACCAGAGAGTTATCCTTGAAGAGCAGGTTCTCTGGCTTCAGGTCACGATGTGCAATATTTAAGGAGTGACAATGTTCCAAGGCTTGACTGATCTACAGGAAGAAGAGACATCAGACAccattctgtttgtttgtgtgcgagaGCAAGCAAGCGAGTgcgagagcgagcgagcgagcgagagagagagagagggagagcgagagagcgaaAGCGAGAGAGAGTCAAAGCAGCCTTTAAACACACTTGATTTAAGCTGGTGTGTGTTGCTCCTTTTGACCATGTGTTTCATGTGCTGCTTTATCCTAGCAGGGGGCTGCTAATGACATGTGGAGGCTGTGCGCCCacagaagaaacacagacagacactacTAGACAAAGACTGACTGAGCAGAGTTAAATAACATTCAGAGAgctaaaaacacagtgtgtgtgtgtttgcgtgcatcGTGcggtatggtatggtatggtgtGGTATGCGTGCGTGACTGTGTTTTCACCTACCTGTTTAGTGACCTGGCTGGCCATCTTTTCAGTAAAGTGCCTGTGCTGACTGATTCTGTGGAACAGCTCACCACCCTCCATCATCTCCATAACAATCAGGAGCCTCGCTctgtcaaaaaaacaagaaaggagGTGCTGATGGTCAAAGGAAACAgcaacacagaggagaggaggaaagaaatggatttaaaacaaataaattcacacagacacaaaaactctTTACCTTGGGCTGGACTCGTGTGGGAACTGGACACTGTTGGCGTAAACCTCCAGGATTTGCACTATGTTTGGGTGGTTGGCGCACATCATATGGAGACGCACCTACATGGAAGAcaatcaaacagtttgtttagcGATTTCCAGAAGCAGAGAATGGTCTTGTTTgcgaaaaatgtttttaatgcttgCTTTCTTTGTATAATCATTCAATTCATCTCTTGAGAAAACAACAGTTCTACTTCTAGAAATAAcaagataaatatgaagaacTCAGAAATTAGTGATTTATTTGATCACACCTGATTTTAGGCTTCTAAATATTGGTCATGACTGTTGGAGAGGATTTATAACTAAAGAGTAAGTCCAGgcataaatgtgtatttttgtttgtgtgacattTTCAGCTTAAATTAGTTTCTATGGTTGTCAAGACGTCATCTGCGTGTGCTGGTGGGCATGACACTCCTGATCTCTGATAAACATAATTATGATAGGCAATAAGATGaaattactttttgttttgggaTAAGGCGTTCATTATACCATTATTTAGAGAtaagttatttttttcaacTTGCTTTCGTGCAAACAACATTATGTTATTCACCATATAattatgttacattttaattttaaaaccaTGCAAAACAGAACTGCATGCCGTATTTGATATGGTGTTGGTTAGTGTAGACACTTCTGTGCACACAGGAAAGATGTGTTTGTAAAACTCTTCCACCTCATTCCTTTATGTCATTATGGGTGCCTAGATCACTTTGCCACGTcaaataatacaattattaaTTCACAAGAAGTCCACAATGTGGTAACAATGCGCCTTTTTcagaaaagacattttggcacataacagcaggaaaagcacagatggaaataataatttatgacatTGCTCACAGTGGTGTAATACAACAAGAAATACTGAAGGGATACTTCAGTAACTACATAATGAACCCTCATACAGCTGACACATTTTGTTGGCGTCAAAGCATGTACTGTCATACAGCCAGCGTAGTGAAAGCAACATGTAGCAGAACAGCAGCTTCAACGCTCAGTCTGTGTCTAAACAGGATGCGTTCAGGCACAGTACTGAGTGCAGGTCACCCATGTTTTGGCAGCGctcacagcacaacacacaatcacagtttTTCCACATGTAAGATGGTAGGAAATGCAACCGAAAATAGGTTTCACCTTTGAGTCATGTTGCAAGAATCTTTCTTATAAATCGTTAATATAAACCAAATTCTACAAATATAACTGCAATATAAAATATTGCTGCAAAATATTATGCAGGCTTCTTCCAACTAATTTAGACAACAGGCAACAATTCATTTGTACGACAGACTAAGACACTGTTAGCTTAAATGAGGTACCCCCCCTCATGAAAGTGCAAGTAGTGTTATAATCTGTGTATTTGCTTGTTGTCACTGACAGATTTCACGGTTCAGCAGCGAGCGCATGTGTGAAGTGAAATCTGTGTTGCTTGTTTTGACTGCATGTCTCGCTGCTTGATCAAAACAGAAGGCTGCTAATGACATGGAGAGGCTGCTAGACACACTGTTCCCCACAGGACGACAATGTAACAGACAACAAAGCCtatacaaacagacagaagacacacaggagacagattgacaaggaaagaaaagcaggaatTAATACAGACTGAtaacaggcaggcagacagaccaAAGCATATTGATACAGCCAGAAGAACACAGCAAACAACGGACATTAATCACAACCACGACAGTGTTTCCTCTAACCTCATTTCTGGCCTTGGGGCGATCAATGAGGATCTTCAGGGCCAGGCGTTCCTGAGTTGACTTCTTCACACAAACTCtgaacaggaagaaaacaaacaaagagtcaACAAGACAACCCAAGCTGTatcacatgtaaacatgtatgCAGATAATCAATAATCACTCCTTTCTGTAGTCTTATTTTCAGGGTTCGTGTTaccaaacacttttttttttattcagaatgTCTGCTAAATGTAACCACTGTGTCTGGATAAAATGAAACAGCCAGGTCTTTTTGCCACCATACTTACGTTTGTATAGTATGGAAACATGATCAAGTcaagatgattttatttatacaacCGCAAACCACAAATTTATCTTAGAGGGCATCAAATGTTCAATAAAGTACTAGACAGTCTCCACAAATAGAAAACACAGCTGGTATCAACATATGGCCTGATAAAAGTGGTAAAAGGGTGGttactctctgtgttttcctgcacTGATGTGCAGCCACCTTTGCTACCAATGACAGTACAATGTTCAAGGAATCCATGAAGCAGGGGTGCCGATTAACTCAGGAGGTGACGCGTGCGCCACATGTGTAAAGTCTCAGTCCTTGtcgcagtggcccagggtttgaatcagACCTCCATTCAGCCTACCCTCTTTGTTTCCCCTTAAATAACTTTAAGGTTGTTAAAATCATCTTGTTTAATATTGCTTTACAGTAACATGTGTATTCTGTATCAGCTTATTCCAATTCTGCAGATCAGTCTGCAGGTCAGAGCATATTATGTCAaccagagagcactgacaaTTTTGTAATGTTGCATTTAGTATGTATCTTGGTCATACGGTGACCATTCTCTCAGTATTGGCCTCAGTATTCTTTATCTGACTATACATAAGTTCGTGGAGCTTGTTTAGGGGTTAATGTATATCTTTATTCAATTAGCTTATTGCTTTACTGTTACTGtactttttatgtgtttgaatGTGGTTCTGCAGGGGTTTTATGTTTGCTATGAACTGCTATGAAGTTAAATTTGGCCCAATATAAACAGACGAGACATCAGCCAACTAGCTAGAGTTAGGAACAGTATTTTGTCAACATCAGATTGTTATGGGAAATATGAACCTTGCCCTGTGTCTTTGTAATGAAACCAAAGGAAGAATGTCTGAgtcatacatttttcatatattaCACATTCAAGCTTGAAACAAACTTTGAATATCTTCTGATGATATTTCTTCCTTCAAACTACATTTTAGGATTGCAGCAGAAAACTGGTGAAATATGGGCCACAGAGatgcacatttcattttctaaaatgttttaactACTTTCTGCCTCCTCTAAAAACAGCCAAGACTCAAACATTCACTCTAAACAGCAACCTCTGGCCCGTAAACTCAGATTACACTATTAAAGCATTACCACAAGAAACATTCTGCCTCGGCCAAAGTTCATTTCAGTGGAAAGCAATGCCTACCTAATGAATCACAGAGTTAGACAGAGGGGAGCAGGAGTGTGGGCAGAGGCACACAGAGAATCAAAAAAATTCATATTAGGCACAAGTCTTTATAattcagaataaaaaagaaaaagataagaGACGTGGTGAGTAAGAGTTGCCCAGAAAGAAATAGAGTCAGGCATGAATCATCAGCATTTAAGAGTGTGTTTACATGGAGAGTTGATGAGTCAATTTCTAAGTATTCTCATCACTTAACGCCAGAACTAGACAGTACGCTACGCACATAAGGAAATAACAGGTTGCTCTCTGCTGATCTGGACCTGTGATGGCTTCAAAGTGCAGAATGGGCAGGAGGAATCAGTGACACATACTGATAAATCACAGCCTCTATCCAGCAGGTATCAGCAGGGCAGTCTGCCTTTCACAGGAGAAAGTGCACAAAGCACAAATGGACTTAGAACGCTGTTTGAGCAGCCACTGCCTCTGTAATGTTTTGCAGTAACTGAATAAATCTAATTTATAAGAGACAGTACTAATAAGAGATTATTATTAACAGCTGACTGAAGATTGTAAGGCATCATAAAGTGATATCTTTAATGCTATCTCTTTAACGTTTCCACACCTTATGACAATCTGTCCTTTAGATAGACAACATGATTTAAGGTTGTTTCTGAATCggttaaatataaaaaggctCCAAAGTAATTTCTGCGTGTTGTCAGTATTTCAGTAATGTGTGCGTTCCAGTGATATATTACTCCCCATGTGTTGGAGTGGAAAAGATTAGTGAGAAGAATGCAGTGGGGAGTGCACAGATAAAGAAAACTGCTGAGCTTTATGAATGATCCTTGTTGATCCACAAGCAGCCACAGTCTGAGTGCAGCTTCACAAAAATAGGTTAGTTGCTTTTCGATGGCACATGGATTAAAATCTACCAAAGAATTAGATGCAAAtacactttaaacacatttacatgtattcATTTGCACAGACGAGCTTTCAAGAACAGGCTAAGATACTTCCACTGAAGTGTCGGAGGGACAAACGTTTTAGGTTGGATATGAGCCTAGGACGTTGCAGTTACATGGTTAGTGCCTGAACCACCGCCAACCACAACACAACTAGTCCTGGTGCCAAACATCTCCATATTAAGCCTGGAGTTGTGACAGTGTTACACACTAGTAGTTGGTACAGTCTGTAGAGCCTGGTCAAGTGACAAGCATTTGGCCCTGTCGTACACTCGACATGTGTTAACATGTCATGGATAGAGTCGTACTGTTGGTGAAGTGGTGCCACAGTGAATACGATGCAATGAGACCACAGGAGAAAGTGGTAGAAACATGTCGGATGGTATGTCGGCAGTactgcactcacacacagtttgtccaTTTGAAAGGCCAGTTAACAGATCATCTGTTCTGACATCATACTTGAATCCAGCTGTTGGCATGCCATAAATGTGTCTACGCCCATCATCAGCATTAACAACCATAGTTTAGTCATGCAATGTAATGGCTGGGCAATATATCAATATCTATCTTTAATCCTAACATGGTATTTTATAATATTCTGAGTCACGGTACACTATTTTCAGATCTTAAAACAGACCTAGAAAGGAATTTAATTTGACCCCAGGTCTGCTGTCACATTTGGAATTCACCCAGCACGCCATATATGTTACCGATATGTTTACTCATTTCCATTTTAACACGTGATTTCCCTGGTCACAAACAGATGCCGTGATGAGTTCTCCTGCTTATGCAATACTACTTGTCCTGGTCCgagtttaataaaaacattttgttctgtgttctgtctaCATAATCACAGCAACAGTTTGAATCTgatgcagcacaaacacacagtagaAAAGATAATATTTAGAGACTGGAGAGAGAAACATGGAGAGAAGTACTACTTAACACACTCTTTCTCACATTCACCTGACAGGTCCACTGATGCCGGCCCCCAACTTCTGTGTCCAGTTTATATTGTACTCGTCTAGAATGGAGGTCTCCTGTCGGGGGAAGAGAAACCACACCAAACAATTTATCTGTTCTTTGAAGAGGCAGTTCTGTGCAGTGCTGCTATGTTTCACAAACCGAGGATTAAGTTTATGGAATCACTTCACTTTTCACAGTCATCAGTACACTTTCTGTCATGCAGTAAAATCAAATCTTTTcaagacagaaaaggaaaaaaatatgatcCTCTCCAGTTATTGTCATTACATAATACCAACTAAAACTGCTGTTTACCTCATAGAGATTTGGCACAAGTCACCACCTGAGTTGCGCAAAAGCTATAATGTCCATTATCAACTGTCTAGTTTTACGACAGCTTGGCTACTATAAACAAATACAGCTGGGTAAGCTTGACCACTGCTGCCTGTAAaaaagattataaaaaggaGGATGAGATGCTATGCGGGATGGAGGGAAGCGATGGGAGACAATCTCTGTAATCAGCCAAGTTAAATCAGACTTGCTCTGGGTTTTAATataacttttttccccccctcagtATTTCCATCTAGcactttttctcctttcctgaGAATATTTTTGCCTTGGCCAGCACAATGAGTTTAATTGTGTAGCAATGCCAAAAACTACAATAATGTCTTCTCCCCACTGCCCTGGCCAGTCCAATCTAAGATTGGTGGTGATTATAGGCTGGTATTTACTACACAAACGCCCAAGCGGTCTGCACTTCCTATCTATGAAGGATCTGACTTCACTACACCCAACATTGGCACACCAGGATAATGAATCTGGTTACCATTTGGCTCTGTTAATCCTACAGTTTCCAACCCAGCTATGAGCAAGTTCACATGGCGGAGTTTAAAAATACAAGCCAACCACCTGCACCATCAATGCATTCCTGTTGAGCAATCAGTTTAGGCAACAACTATGCACACTTTGATCCAATCCTCTGAACTGAACCTCTTCTGGAGCAAGTTAGTCATGCAG
This genomic stretch from Larimichthys crocea isolate SSNF chromosome III, L_crocea_2.0, whole genome shotgun sequence harbors:
- the mapkapk5 gene encoding MAP kinase-activated protein kinase 5 isoform X2 — encoded protein: MMCANHPNIVQILEVYANSVQFPHESSPRARLLIVMEMMEGGELFHRISQHRHFTEKMASQVTKQISQALEHCHSLNIAHRDLKPENLLFKDNSLDAPVKLCDFGFAKIDQGDLMTPQFTPYYVAPQVLEAQRRHQKEKSGIIPTSPTPYTYNKSCDLWSLGVIIYVMLCGYPPFYSKHHSRTIPKDMRKKIMTGSFDFPEDEWSQISEMAKDIVRKLLKVKPEERLTIEGVLAHPWLNCTEALDNVLPSAQMMMDKAVVAGIQQAHAEQLANMRIQDLNVSLKPLNSVNNPILRKRKLLGPKPSDGFFIHDPENGGEDSNVALEKLRDVIAQCILPQAGENEDEKLNEVMYDAWRFNRDCKLLRDGLQGLSWDGRAFSDKVDRLKLAEIVKQAIEEKTNLQESH
- the mapkapk5 gene encoding MAP kinase-activated protein kinase 5 isoform X1, with translation MSEDNNADKFIKETSILDEYNINWTQKLGAGISGPVRVCVKKSTQERLALKILIDRPKARNEVRLHMMCANHPNIVQILEVYANSVQFPHESSPRARLLIVMEMMEGGELFHRISQHRHFTEKMASQVTKQISQALEHCHSLNIAHRDLKPENLLFKDNSLDAPVKLCDFGFAKIDQGDLMTPQFTPYYVAPQVLEAQRRHQKEKSGIIPTSPTPYTYNKSCDLWSLGVIIYVMLCGYPPFYSKHHSRTIPKDMRKKIMTGSFDFPEDEWSQISEMAKDIVRKLLKVKPEERLTIEGVLAHPWLNCTEALDNVLPSAQMMMDKAVVAGIQQAHAEQLANMRIQDLNVSLKPLNSVNNPILRKRKLLGPKPSDGFFIHDPENGGEDSNVALEKLRDVIAQCILPQAGENEDEKLNEVMYDAWRFNRDCKLLRDGLQGLSWDGRAFSDKVDRLKLAEIVKQAIEEKTNLQESH